From a region of the Lactuca sativa cultivar Salinas chromosome 4, Lsat_Salinas_v11, whole genome shotgun sequence genome:
- the LOC111885805 gene encoding uncharacterized protein LOC111885805: MEFQVGDPVLIKASPWKGMIRFGKREKMNPRYIRPFEIPVRIGPVAYKLQLPQELINVHPVFHVSNLEKCLFDDTLVVPLDEIEVNENLHFIEEPVEIMDREVKRTKQSHIPIVKVRWSAKRGSEYTWEHKDQMICWINV; the protein is encoded by the coding sequence ATGGAGTTTCAAGTGGGTGATCCCGTACTGATAAAagcctctccttggaaagggatgatacgctttgggaagcgggAAAAGATGAACCCAAGATACATCAGACCATTTGAAATCCCTGTCAGGATTGGTCCGGTGGCTTACAAGCTACAATTACCACAAGAACTCATCAATGTACACCCTGTCTTTCATGTGTCAAATCTGGAGAAATGCTTATTTGATGATACTCTAGTTGTCCCGCTTGACGAAATCGAGGTGAATGAAAATCTCCATTTCATTGAGGAACCAGTTGAAATTATGGATAGAGAAGTGAAACGAACAAAGCAAAGCCACAttcccattgtaaaggtccgatGGAGTGCCAAGCGAGGATCTGAGTACACCTGGGAACACAAAGACCAGAtgatctgttggattaatgtctaa